A genome region from Arachis duranensis cultivar V14167 chromosome 6, aradu.V14167.gnm2.J7QH, whole genome shotgun sequence includes the following:
- the LOC127748549 gene encoding vacuolar-sorting protein BRO1-like, whose protein sequence is MKDGKLVAYPWDMPPPYPTNSAILSSSSSSSLSDILAFLPLKKSESLNLYESLRSYFVLKYSESVAKRVEGLLQMLHKLRNQMLRDDLSLPFRRDCLVHYFKCLCMIEPFFPMNASPNPPIFVWYNAINPQQNSSQHNIHLEKASVLFNLAALCTHVSLSCDQSTIQGHRLAMDALTEASHWFSLLWKFESRKASGTIDLAEQYIHMITNQFGGLKLKFCDLQSYESSLPGHVASAYNPLTSELLGYDPSDVTEQFF, encoded by the exons ATGAAGGATGGAAAGCTGGTGGCTTACCCATGGGACATGCCTCCTCCTTATCCAACAAACTCGGCAATCCTCTCGTCTTCGTCTTCTTCGTCGTTGTCAGATATTCTTGCATTCCTTCCTTTGAAGAAGAGTGAGTCCTTGAATCTCTATGAGTCCCTGCGCAGTTACTTTGTCCTCAAATACTCTGAGAGCGTGGCAAAGAGAGTAGAAGGCCTTCTCCAAATGCTACACAAATTGCGCAATCAGATGCTGCGTGATGACCTTTCTCTACCCTTTCGCCGTGACTGCCTCGTCCATTATTTCAAATGCCTTTGCATGATTGAGCCTTTCTTCCCTATGAATGCATCACCCAACCCACCTATCTTTGTTTGGTACAATGCCATCAACCCCCAACAGAACTCTTCTCAGCATAACATCCATTTGGAGAAGGCCTCTGTTCTCTTCAACCTGGCAGCCCTCTGTACCCACGTTTCTCTCTCCTGCGATCAAAGCACCATCCAAGGCCATCGCCTTGCCATGGATGCCTTAACTGAGGCTTCACATTGGTTCTCTCTACTGTGGAAGTTTGAGTCTCGCAAGGCATCTGGCACCATTGACTTGGCAGAACAATACATCCATATGATAACAAATCAGTTTGGCGGCTTGAAATTGAAGTTTTGTGATCTCCAATCTTATGAATCATCATTACCTGGACATGTT GCTTCAGCTTATAATCCGTTGACATCTGAGCTTTTAGGTTATGATCCGAGTGATGTCACTGAACAATTTTTTTAG